GAATATTGGTTAAAAGCGATTGGAATGGTGGGCGAACAAAATTAAAATATTCTCACCTTAAAACTTTATCTCTTTATGGGTAGAGTATTCTGTATTCTGAATTCTGTATTCTGAATTCTGACTCCTGTTTATTAGGTAGGGTTAGCTACACATATAAAAAAATTGGTGAGTTTTGATGAAGCCGTATCGATATATTTATTTAGCGATCGCTATTATTCTCGCATCTTGTGAATCCACAAATATTCCACCCAAGTCACAACCTAGTGCTATTCAAGCAACCCCGGTACAAAAAGCAGTGACGCTGGATAAGAATTTTAAGATAGCTAGCGGTCAAACTCTTTACGTCCCGGTTTATTCTCATATCTATCATCACAATCGCCAGGAGATTTTTGAGTTAGCTGTTACGCTCAGTATTCGGAATACAGATTTGACCAATCCAATTATTATTACTTCTGTGCGCTACTACAACTCAGAAGGGAAATTAGTGAAGCAGTATTTAGAGCGCCCCATTCAACTTGATGCCCTGGCTTCTACAGATTTTTTTATCAATAGAAATGATACCAGTGGAGGTTTAGGCGCAAACTTTATTGTCGAATGGGTAGCCCAAACAGAAATATCCGAACCCATAGTAGAGGCAGTCATGATTGGTACTGACTTTCAACAAGGGATTTCTTTTATCAGTCCTGGTAGGGTAATTAAAAGCCAAAAGAACGACCAGCGATCGCCTTTAAAATAATTCGTAATTAAGTTTCCTCATTCCTAGTCTCCACGAAACACTAATTATTGTAGAGACGGCGATTCATCGCGTCTCTTGTCAACCTCACAAAGCTCAAACCATGCCCAATCCCTAATCGTCTTCTAATTTCAACAATTGTTCATCAAGAGCTTGTATCCGTCCACGCACAATTTCTTCCGAGAGAATTCGCTTCCGCATTGCCTCATTGAGCGCTCCTTTTTCTGCCAACAGTAAACGTCGGCGAATCGCTTCAAGTTTACTGCTCTTGCCACTTCTACCTTCCACCTCATCAGGACGACGATTATATAGTTCCCGCAGTGTCTTTTCTGCACCGGCAATTCGCACCTGATAAGCTGAACGCATCTCCTCATAAACGGCTTTTGGTAACACTCCTGATTTCAACAGACTATCTAATTCATCTTGTGCTGCCTTACCCGTCATCAACTGGGCTTGTAATTCTTCAACTTGCTGTTGAACTTCGGAAAATTTAGATAATTTTAAGCGTTTTACCACCCAAGGTAAACTTAAACCCTGTCCCACTAAGGACACCAGCACACAGCCGAAGACTATAGCTATTAAAACTTCTCGTCCTGGCAATGTGGCAGGTAAGCTCAACGCCAGAGCCATTGAGAGCGAACCTTTAATGTTGCCTAAAAATAGTAAATGTTGCCAGCGTAGCGGAATTGGGCGGTCAATCCAACGAATCCCTGCTAGCAACGGATAGACTGTAAGAACTCGCCCGACTTGATAAGCCAAAACTGCAAGTAGAATTGCAGGTAAAGTTCTCCAGAGCGTTACCAAGTTTATTTCTACACCAATCAACAGAAAAATAAAGGTGTTGACAGTAAAACTGGCATATTCCCAGAAACTCAACAAGGTAATGCGACTAGAAGCAGAAGTATTGCGAGAAAGTCCTAAATTCCCGAAAATTAATCCAGCGACAACTACAGCCACGGGGCCTGATACACCAAGAAATTGCCCAGCCTGAAAAGTCCCTAATGCAACTGCAACTGTTAGTAAAAGACTACTAAGAGCATCATCTAAACGAGCGAATACAGGTATACTCAAGTAGCCTAAAACTAACCCAACAACACAGCCTCCTAGAGAGATAAATAGCAGTTGTTGGATTCCCTCTAGAAATGTGAGCGAGCCTGTTGAATATACTTGCACAATCAGGTTGAAGGAAACTAGGGCAGCGGCATCGTTAAATAAAGTTTCTCCTTCAACGATGGTAGAAAGGCGGGATGGTACTGGTATATCCTTAAAGACAGCAATCATGGAAACTGTATCAGTGTTTGCCAGAATTACTCCGACAAATAACGCAGGTATCCAATCCAGCCCCAGCCCAAATTTTAACAGGGCGGCAATAATACCACTGGAAAGCACAGCCCCAGGCCCAGCTAGTAGGGCAATTGGTTTAAAGGTACTGCGTAGGCGGCTGACATCTGTATTAATACCAGCTTCAAAGATGAGAATTGGCAGGAAAAGATCCAAAACAAGGGTTGGACTTAAACCAACTCGACGAGATAATAGCTCAGTAATTGGCAAACCGGCTAATACTAAACCCGTAACATAAGGGATTCCCAGCCGTCGAGACAGCAGAGCGACACCTGTAGCAACAAGTAAGAGAATAATTGAAACTTTGACTAATTCTGTAACATCCACTATTACGTTTTGGAAAATTAATTTGACTTGACTGATAGATTCTCCCCCCATTCATGCCAAATTAGCAACTTGAGGATGTGGATTCGGGACTGAATGGGTCAATACCAGCAGTTAATCCAGAGTAAAAGCGATCGCTACTGCTAATATAAAAATTTGTAGATAACTCTAGACAATCTTTCCTCTAACCCTCAGTATTAACATCAAACAGCGATCGCCTTAATTTTTTTAAGACTTCCCAATCCCAGTTCCCAATCCTCAATCTATCGACATTCAAAAATATCGGTGAGCGCGATGCCAAAAATCATCCTACATCAATGGGAAGTTTCTCCCTTTTGTAACAAGGTTCGTAAGATTCTTAAGCACAAGCATCTCGCCTATTCTGTTGTCAACTATAACGGTCTGCTGGCTGTGGGAGCTTCCCGATTGTCATCTGTGGGCAAGCTTCCCGTGATTGAATACGATGGTGAGAAGATTCAAGACAGCTCGGAAATTGCAGAATTTTTAGAAGCCCAACATCCAGAACATCCACTTTACCCCGCAGATAGTAAAGATTTAGCACAAGCCTATTTGTGGGAAGACTGGGCAGATGAATCGTTGTACTGGTTTGAAGTATATTTTCGCTTCCGCTATCCAGATGCTCTCCAGCTAGCGACTAGCTTATTATGTAAAGGACGATCAAAGTTTGAGCAAGTAATTTTTGCTCCTCTGGCTCGCTACACCTATGAAAAGCAATTGAATGCTCAAGGAATTGGTCGCATCGACAAGAACCGCGTTGAAAAAAAGTTTTTCAACCATCTCGGCAACCTTGATACTATCCTCAGTCAGCAAGATTGGTTAGTGGGAAGCCATCAGAGCATAGCGGATTTAGCTGTCGCTGCCCAAATAGATGAGATACTTCGCACTAGTCCGCTTAAGGAGCGGATTTTGTCATATTCTCATGTTAAAGATTGGTTTGAACGCATCCAATCGTAATTTTGCGGGTTGTTTTTCCAGACTCAATAAGGTTTGGTTGAGGTTTTTTGATGAAAATTGTAGAGCGAAAAGATCCGATGAATTATTGTAGAGACGGTGATTCATCGCGTCTCTTGTCTGAACCGGAGTGGATTGGGCTATTAGCTTTGCAATTGATTGCCAGGCGGGATATGGGTTTAATGATGTATGATATATTTCCGAAATAGACAGAACTATATTTGTATATTCTAGTGCAATCAACTATTTCATTATTATGGAACCTGTAACATTAACCGCAGTTGCAACAGCGATCGCTACTATAGTTTTAACCAAAGCTCTAGAAAAAACTGGCGAAAACCTTGGGCAAGCTGCATTAGACAAAAGTCGTGAGTTAATCGAACAGCTACATCATAAGAATAAGTTACCCTTGCTAGTGGATGGAACACAGCAGCCGTTAGATTATGGCAAAGCAGTGCTGGAGTTGAAAGCAGCAGCAGACGCAGATACCGAAATTGCTCAATCTGTGCGGGAAGTGGAAGCAGCAGCCAACAACGATCAGTCTGAGAGTGCTGAGGAAATTCAAAAATTAGCAAAACAAATTGAGTCCCAACCATCAGTTGTCAACAACTTTGCTAAGTCAGCAGATCAAATCAAAGTAGAGAAAGGCTCAATGGTTGCTCAACAACTCATAATTGAGCAACAACACAACACTTACAACTGACTACAGTCGCCTGTTAAGGAACAGGTAAAGTCAAATCCCTCTACTGAAACACCGCAAAATTTGCCCCTGAGTGGGGTGGTAGAGTTTGTTGGACGTGAAGCGGAATTGCAAAACCTGCATGAGATGTTGCAGGAAAATAATCAGGTGGTAATTGCGGCGATCGCCTCCCCCCAAATCCAGAATAAGCTAGTTTTGTGCAAAGCGTACCGTAATAAAACGGAAAAGAGCGATCGCCTGAACTAAAATTCATATTGAACTAAGTAAAAATATCTGATTACTTACTCAAAATGCCATTTGACTTACTCAAAATAAGCTTTTGCTTACTCAAACCCCAGTTTGCTTACTCATTTTGGTGTTTTCCGCAAGTAAAATAAGCTTTTGCTTACTCAAACTCCAGTTTGCTTACTCATTTTGGTGTTTTCCGCAAGTAAAATAAGCTTTTACTTTCTCAAACTCCAGTTTGCTTACTCATTTTGGTGTTTTCCGCAAGTAAAATAAGCTTTTACTTTCTCAAACCCCAGTTTGCATACTCATTTAAGTAATTCACACATTCATTTTGGTATATCATTGAGCCGAAAGCTGGCGATCGCTCTAGAAAAGAAGTATAAGTTGGTTGTCAAGCTTTAGGCGTAGCCCATTGTAGACATCCCTGTATAAAAGAAGTGTAAATCTACAAGCGATGTCTAAGGGCGGGCTACGCCTACTCTATTATGTGGTTGTGTAATGATATAAAGCGATCGCCCCAGTGTATCAGTTGCTCACCATCAAGTGAGCCACCCGTTCTGCTAAAGCAGCAATAGTCATGGAAGGATTGCGTCCAACAGCTTCAGGTAAAATTGCCCCATCAGCGACATAAAGATTTTTGTAGCCGAAAACTTCTCCTTTATGATCGACCACACCATCTTCAGCAGTTGTCCCCATTTTGCATCCTCCAAGGGGATGCACTGTTAACAAACTGCGGAGAACTGACCAGTAAAAGGGAATATAAAGCTTACCGCCATTGGCTTGGGAAAGTTGCTTTTGCAGATTCAAGATGGCATCAATTGCAGACTTTGAGCGCTGGATATTCCAATCAAGTTTTAAGTCTGTTTCCCAAGGTTTGAGCCAGTTACGACCGAGAGAAAGTTGCCCATCAGCAGCATCAACACCCGCACCTAGCCAAACCATAACGTTGCTTAAGGGATTCTTTTCATCCAAACCACGCTGCAAATGGTTGCGTAAAGCTAAAGCAAATAGGCTAAATTTACCAGAATTCAGTTTGCTGCTAATGGCATTCAGCAACATATTCGGAAAGCCATCATCTTCAATAATAAAACTCTCTCCCTCAAAGCTACCATCAGTAAAGTCCATACCTGCGGTAATCGTTGGGCCAATGGACTGCCTAACCTCAACATCTTTGCTGTAGAAATCGGGAGTAAGAACGTTGGCGTTAGCGCTCCAATTCTTACCGAGTTGCTGACTAACTTTAGGTAAAGTACGGTACTTATCGCGGCTATTTAATAGCAACTCACTAGAACCGAGGGAACCTGCGGCGATGACAACTATTTTGCCCCTCTCTTCACCACGAATTAGTTGCCCATTTTCGATGCGGTCAAAAATAACGCGATAACCACCTTCTTCTGGTTGAATATAGCGTACCAAGTGGAGCGATCGCACCTCCGCCCCTTTGTTTTCTCCAGCCGGGATATAGTTCAAATCGAGAGTATTTTTGGCGTGGACATCACACCCCAAATCACAATTACCCAAATGAATACAAGTGCCTTGTTTTTGCCCTTGGGCATTGACAAATTGCCGGGAGTGCTTTTCATTCAAGGGGTCTTCCAGTTGGTAATTCCAGTCTGGATCGAAGGAGATTGCCAGAGGCATACTTTGAAAGCGATCGCCATATCCAACTTTTTGCGCCGCTTGTTCCATCAATTTTGCCCGTTGGGTATGCTGCCCTGGAGGTATGGGATGGACACCCATCATTTTCCGCACGCGATCGTAATAAGGCTGTAATTCACTGTAAGTAATTTCCGGTGGCCAACCTTGCTCAAATCGCGTTGGATTTGCTTCTAAAACCACGCTGGAATAGCACAGAGAACCGCCACCAACTCCGGCCCCCTGAGCAACAGCCATCCCCTTAAAAAAGCGTAAATCGAGCCAGCCATTATGTTTTTGCGGCTGGGTGTGTTCATAAATCCAGGCATCTTTGGCTTGACGTGGGTATTGGTCTTTCGTCCAACGCCGACCGCGTTCTAATACCAAAACCCGCGCTCCTGATTCAGCCAAACGGCAGGTAACTACTGACCCACCAAAGCCGCTACCGATTACGATGACATCAAATTGCTGGCTCATAAGATTTACTTAATCACAACGGGGTCTGCTGGACGGGCAAGGTTATCTCTTTCTGGTACTGGAATGTCGCGGGGAATCCAAAAGTGTATCCGTTTATCGCAACCTTCACAGATGGAATAATCATTAAATTCAATTACACCCAACTTCGTCCACTCTTTTTCATTGAAGTTTTTGACGTTGATGGTATAAACCAATTTGTGGTCAGGATACTTTTCTAACCGCAATTCATCGCGGAAGTCTTCTGCATCTATCTTGGTTGTGCCTTCTGCGACCCGAAGCATAAATTGGTCTGGGGTGACAATTTTGCTTCCTGGTTCTACGCCAAGGGTTGAAATCGGGAATAGCTGACGAAAACCTGGTCTTTTATCCATCAGCCGGAAAATGATCCGGTTAACTAAGTTAGCGCCAAGATCCAAACCGACAGAAGGAAAATTAGTTAACTCGGTATCAGTAATATGCTTTGTCTTAATACCTGTTAGATAATCGACAGTCA
This Nostoc sp. C052 DNA region includes the following protein-coding sequences:
- a CDS encoding DUF3124 domain-containing protein, which translates into the protein MKPYRYIYLAIAIILASCESTNIPPKSQPSAIQATPVQKAVTLDKNFKIASGQTLYVPVYSHIYHHNRQEIFELAVTLSIRNTDLTNPIIITSVRYYNSEGKLVKQYLERPIQLDALASTDFFINRNDTSGGLGANFIVEWVAQTEISEPIVEAVMIGTDFQQGISFISPGRVIKSQKNDQRSPLK
- a CDS encoding sodium:proton antiporter encodes the protein MDVTELVKVSIILLLVATGVALLSRRLGIPYVTGLVLAGLPITELLSRRVGLSPTLVLDLFLPILIFEAGINTDVSRLRSTFKPIALLAGPGAVLSSGIIAALLKFGLGLDWIPALFVGVILANTDTVSMIAVFKDIPVPSRLSTIVEGETLFNDAAALVSFNLIVQVYSTGSLTFLEGIQQLLFISLGGCVVGLVLGYLSIPVFARLDDALSSLLLTVAVALGTFQAGQFLGVSGPVAVVVAGLIFGNLGLSRNTSASSRITLLSFWEYASFTVNTFIFLLIGVEINLVTLWRTLPAILLAVLAYQVGRVLTVYPLLAGIRWIDRPIPLRWQHLLFLGNIKGSLSMALALSLPATLPGREVLIAIVFGCVLVSLVGQGLSLPWVVKRLKLSKFSEVQQQVEELQAQLMTGKAAQDELDSLLKSGVLPKAVYEEMRSAYQVRIAGAEKTLRELYNRRPDEVEGRSGKSSKLEAIRRRLLLAEKGALNEAMRKRILSEEIVRGRIQALDEQLLKLEDD
- a CDS encoding glutathione S-transferase family protein codes for the protein MPKIILHQWEVSPFCNKVRKILKHKHLAYSVVNYNGLLAVGASRLSSVGKLPVIEYDGEKIQDSSEIAEFLEAQHPEHPLYPADSKDLAQAYLWEDWADESLYWFEVYFRFRYPDALQLATSLLCKGRSKFEQVIFAPLARYTYEKQLNAQGIGRIDKNRVEKKFFNHLGNLDTILSQQDWLVGSHQSIADLAVAAQIDEILRTSPLKERILSYSHVKDWFERIQS
- a CDS encoding GMC oxidoreductase; the encoded protein is MSQQFDVIVIGSGFGGSVVTCRLAESGARVLVLERGRRWTKDQYPRQAKDAWIYEHTQPQKHNGWLDLRFFKGMAVAQGAGVGGGSLCYSSVVLEANPTRFEQGWPPEITYSELQPYYDRVRKMMGVHPIPPGQHTQRAKLMEQAAQKVGYGDRFQSMPLAISFDPDWNYQLEDPLNEKHSRQFVNAQGQKQGTCIHLGNCDLGCDVHAKNTLDLNYIPAGENKGAEVRSLHLVRYIQPEEGGYRVIFDRIENGQLIRGEERGKIVVIAAGSLGSSELLLNSRDKYRTLPKVSQQLGKNWSANANVLTPDFYSKDVEVRQSIGPTITAGMDFTDGSFEGESFIIEDDGFPNMLLNAISSKLNSGKFSLFALALRNHLQRGLDEKNPLSNVMVWLGAGVDAADGQLSLGRNWLKPWETDLKLDWNIQRSKSAIDAILNLQKQLSQANGGKLYIPFYWSVLRSLLTVHPLGGCKMGTTAEDGVVDHKGEVFGYKNLYVADGAILPEAVGRNPSMTIAALAERVAHLMVSN